In a single window of the Streptacidiphilus sp. P02-A3a genome:
- a CDS encoding endonuclease/exonuclease/phosphatase family protein, protein MAGTETGADRPGSRWRRLPGTRRWGRDAKGRNTWRRGWIVAVLALGVACLLAFHASVPNTFGNFGSLLETFLPWVGVAVPVLLVPALLRRSATALVALLVPTLLWVNLFGALLTDKSGGPYDFTVVQHNVWAYNKDIPQTVRVLEAAHADVISLVEVSATELPVFERDLAAQYPYRAVEGTVGLWSKDPLTGTEPVDIKIGWVRALRTTVVTPEGDVAVYVAHLPSVRVQFDNGFTANQRDASANALGLALAQEKLSKVILMGDLNGTMNDRSLAPVTSQMRSAQGSAGSGFGFSYPAQFPMARIDQIMTRGVTPTDAWTLPRTGSDHLPIAAHIEL, encoded by the coding sequence ATGGCAGGCACGGAGACCGGAGCGGACCGGCCGGGCAGTCGCTGGCGACGGCTGCCCGGCACCCGGCGCTGGGGACGGGACGCCAAGGGCCGCAACACCTGGCGGCGCGGCTGGATCGTGGCGGTACTGGCGCTCGGCGTCGCCTGCCTGCTGGCCTTCCACGCGTCGGTGCCCAACACCTTCGGCAACTTCGGCAGCCTGCTGGAGACCTTCCTGCCGTGGGTGGGCGTGGCGGTGCCGGTACTGCTGGTGCCCGCGCTGCTGCGGCGCTCGGCGACGGCGCTGGTGGCGCTGCTGGTGCCGACGCTGCTCTGGGTCAACCTGTTCGGAGCACTGCTCACCGACAAGAGCGGTGGTCCCTACGACTTCACGGTGGTGCAGCACAACGTCTGGGCCTACAACAAGGACATCCCGCAGACCGTGCGGGTGCTGGAGGCGGCGCACGCCGACGTGATCTCGCTGGTCGAGGTGTCGGCGACGGAGCTGCCGGTCTTCGAGCGCGACCTGGCGGCGCAGTACCCGTACCGGGCGGTCGAGGGCACCGTCGGGCTCTGGTCCAAGGACCCGCTGACCGGCACCGAACCGGTGGACATCAAGATCGGCTGGGTGCGGGCGCTGCGGACCACGGTGGTGACGCCCGAGGGGGACGTCGCCGTCTACGTCGCCCACCTGCCGTCGGTGCGGGTGCAGTTCGACAACGGGTTCACCGCCAACCAGCGGGACGCCAGCGCCAACGCGCTGGGGCTGGCACTGGCGCAGGAGAAGCTGTCCAAGGTGATCCTGATGGGCGACCTCAACGGGACGATGAACGACCGCAGCCTGGCCCCGGTCACCTCGCAGATGCGCTCGGCCCAGGGCTCGGCCGGTTCCGGCTTCGGCTTCAGCTATCCGGCGCAGTTCCCGATGGCGCGGATCGACCAGATCATGACCCGCGGGGTCACCCCGACCGACGCCTGGACGCTGCCCAGGACCGGCAGCGACCACCTGCCGATCGCCGCCCACATCGAACTGTGA
- a CDS encoding bifunctional [glutamine synthetase] adenylyltransferase/[glutamine synthetase]-adenylyl-L-tyrosine phosphorylase: MTGDSGPGAAAPGSGTRRSNPAGRLARRGFTDPEAAVRRLAEPALAQHSGDSVLIDALAATADPDLALLGLARVAEACSDADRRTLLDTLTTSKPLRDRLLGVLGASAALGDHLARHPHDWHALVTFEIRDIHPGPEEFLRALYAHIWEDPAAGDRADALRTGYRRCLLGIAARDLTGTTGIGQTAAELADLAGATLQAALDIALEEDPAAAKACRLAVIAMGKCGGHELNYVSDVDVVFVAEPRGQADSGEPDADGSAVRAATRLAARLMRLCSDTTREGTIWPVDANLRPEGKNGPLVRTLGSHLAYYQRWAKTWEFQALLKARPVAGDAELGRAYLDAVTPLVWHAAERENFVQDVQQMRERVIDAIPAAEIDRELKLGPGGLRDVEFSVQLLQLVHGRADETLRSPNTLTALADLSAGGYVGRADAASLDQAYRFLRSMEHRIQLFQLRRTHLVPTGAEDLRRLGRSLGLRADPVAELTKEWRRHAREVRRLHEKLFYRPLLDAVARLGADESVLADDLGGPEGGAPRHGGLSAEAARTRLAALGYRDPADAMRHLQALASGVSRRAALQRTLLPVMLGWFAESADPDAGLLNFRKVSDSLGSTPWYLRLLRDEGATAENLSRILSSGRLAPDLLLRAPEAVALLGDSDGLQPRGHAVLDREIRSAVGRADGAPAAVAAARSVRRRELFRTAAADVLGRLGDSADALTELNTATLAGALRACADAAERAAGEPLPTRLAIIGMGRFGGAELGYGSDADVMFVHDPLPGADEVRAAGAARAVFEEVRRLLQLPSTEPPLLIDADLRPEGRQGPLVRSLASYAAYYRRWSRPWESQALLRARPVAGDERLGGAFTALVDPLRYPADGLDEARLREIRRLKARVETERMPRGADPTTHTKLGPGGLADVEWTVQLLQLQYGHRVEGLRTTRTRAALAAAVAAGLVDPDAAAELDTAWVRAGRVRNAVMLVRGRPGDSFPGDPRELAGVARYLGYGSRHAGEMVDDYRRCARRARAVVEELFYG, from the coding sequence GTGACCGGCGACAGCGGCCCCGGCGCCGCCGCGCCCGGCAGCGGGACCAGGCGCAGCAACCCGGCCGGGCGGCTGGCCCGGCGCGGCTTCACCGACCCGGAGGCGGCCGTCCGCCGACTGGCCGAGCCCGCGCTGGCCCAGCACTCCGGCGACTCGGTGCTGATCGATGCCCTCGCCGCGACCGCCGATCCGGACCTGGCGCTGCTCGGCCTCGCCCGGGTCGCCGAGGCCTGCTCCGACGCGGACCGGCGGACCCTGCTGGACACGCTGACCACCAGCAAGCCGCTGCGGGACCGGCTGCTCGGCGTGCTCGGCGCCAGCGCCGCCCTCGGCGACCACCTGGCCCGGCACCCGCACGACTGGCACGCCCTGGTCACCTTCGAGATCCGCGACATCCACCCCGGCCCCGAGGAGTTCCTGCGCGCGCTGTACGCGCACATCTGGGAGGACCCGGCCGCCGGTGACCGCGCCGACGCGCTGCGCACCGGCTACCGCCGCTGCCTGCTCGGCATCGCGGCCCGCGACCTGACCGGCACCACCGGCATCGGCCAGACCGCCGCCGAACTGGCCGACCTGGCCGGGGCCACGCTTCAGGCGGCACTGGACATCGCGCTGGAGGAGGACCCGGCCGCCGCCAAGGCCTGCCGACTGGCGGTCATCGCCATGGGCAAGTGCGGCGGACACGAACTGAACTACGTCTCCGACGTGGACGTCGTCTTCGTCGCCGAGCCGCGCGGCCAGGCCGACTCCGGTGAACCCGACGCCGACGGGTCGGCGGTCCGGGCCGCGACCCGGCTCGCGGCCCGGCTGATGCGGCTGTGCTCCGACACCACCCGCGAGGGCACCATCTGGCCGGTGGACGCCAACCTGCGCCCGGAGGGCAAGAACGGGCCGCTGGTGCGCACCCTCGGCAGCCACCTCGCCTACTACCAGCGGTGGGCCAAGACCTGGGAGTTCCAGGCGCTGCTGAAGGCCCGCCCGGTCGCCGGCGACGCCGAACTCGGCCGGGCCTACCTGGACGCGGTCACCCCGCTGGTCTGGCACGCGGCGGAGCGGGAGAACTTCGTCCAGGACGTCCAGCAGATGCGCGAGCGGGTGATCGACGCGATCCCCGCGGCCGAGATCGACCGGGAGCTGAAGCTCGGCCCCGGCGGCCTGCGCGACGTCGAGTTCTCGGTGCAGCTGCTGCAGCTGGTGCACGGCCGCGCGGACGAGACGCTGCGCAGCCCGAACACGCTCACCGCCCTCGCCGACCTCTCCGCCGGGGGCTACGTGGGCCGCGCCGACGCCGCCTCGCTGGACCAGGCGTACCGGTTCCTGCGCTCGATGGAGCACCGGATCCAGCTGTTCCAGCTGCGCCGGACCCACCTGGTGCCCACCGGCGCGGAGGACCTGCGCCGCCTCGGCCGCTCGCTGGGCCTGCGCGCCGACCCGGTCGCCGAGCTGACCAAGGAGTGGCGGCGGCACGCCCGCGAGGTGCGCCGCCTGCACGAGAAGCTGTTCTACCGGCCGCTGCTGGACGCCGTCGCCCGGCTCGGCGCGGACGAGTCGGTGCTCGCGGACGACCTCGGCGGGCCGGAGGGGGGCGCCCCCCGGCACGGCGGCCTGAGCGCCGAGGCCGCCCGCACCCGGCTGGCCGCCCTCGGCTACCGCGACCCGGCCGACGCGATGCGGCACCTCCAGGCGCTGGCCTCCGGCGTCAGCCGCCGCGCGGCGTTGCAGCGCACGCTGCTGCCGGTGATGCTCGGCTGGTTCGCCGAGTCGGCCGACCCGGACGCCGGGCTGCTGAACTTCCGCAAGGTCTCCGACAGCCTCGGCTCCACCCCCTGGTACCTGCGGCTGCTGCGGGACGAGGGCGCCACCGCCGAGAACCTGTCCCGGATCCTGTCCTCCGGTCGGCTCGCCCCCGATCTGCTGCTGCGCGCGCCGGAGGCGGTGGCGCTGCTCGGCGACAGCGACGGTCTGCAACCGCGCGGCCACGCCGTGCTCGACCGGGAGATACGGTCCGCCGTCGGCCGCGCGGACGGCGCCCCGGCGGCGGTCGCCGCCGCCCGCTCGGTCCGCCGCCGGGAGCTGTTCCGCACCGCCGCCGCCGACGTCCTGGGGCGGCTCGGGGACAGTGCCGACGCGCTGACCGAACTGAACACCGCGACCCTGGCCGGGGCGCTGCGCGCGTGCGCCGACGCCGCCGAGCGGGCCGCGGGCGAACCCCTGCCGACTCGGCTGGCGATCATCGGCATGGGCCGCTTCGGCGGCGCGGAGCTGGGCTACGGCAGCGACGCCGACGTCATGTTCGTGCACGACCCGCTGCCCGGGGCGGACGAGGTCCGGGCGGCCGGGGCGGCCCGGGCGGTCTTCGAGGAGGTCCGCCGACTGCTCCAGCTGCCCTCCACCGAGCCGCCGCTGCTGATCGACGCCGACCTGCGGCCCGAGGGCCGCCAGGGCCCGCTGGTGCGCTCCCTGGCCTCGTACGCCGCGTACTACCGCCGCTGGTCCCGGCCGTGGGAGAGCCAGGCGCTGCTGCGGGCCCGCCCGGTCGCCGGTGACGAGCGGCTCGGCGGCGCCTTCACCGCCCTGGTCGACCCGCTGCGCTACCCGGCCGACGGCCTGGACGAGGCCCGGCTGCGGGAGATCCGGCGGCTCAAGGCCCGGGTCGAGACCGAGCGGATGCCGCGCGGCGCGGACCCGACCACCCACACCAAGCTCGGCCCGGGCGGGCTCGCCGACGTCGAGTGGACCGTCCAGCTGCTCCAGCTCCAGTACGGCCACCGGGTCGAGGGGCTGCGCACCACCAGGACCAGGGCGGCGCTGGCGGCGGCCGTCGCGGCGGGCCTGGTCGATCCGGACGCCGCCGCCGAGCTGGACACCGCCTGGGTGCGGGCCGGGCGGGTGCGCAACGCGGTGATGCTGGTCCGGGGCCGTCCCGGGGACAGCTTCCCCGGGGACCCGAGGGAGCTGGCCGGGGTCGCCCGCTACCTCGGCTACGGCAGCAGGCACGCCGGGGAGATGGTGGACGACTACCGGCGCTGCGCGCGCCGCGCCCGGGCGGTGGTGGAGGAGCTGTTCTACGGCTGA
- a CDS encoding glutamine synthetase family protein → MGKQQEFVLRTLEERDIRFVRLWFTDVLGFLKSVAVAPAELDQAFEEGIGFDGSAIEGFARVYESDMLAQPDPSTFQILPWRSEAPGTARMFCDILMPDGSPSYADPRYVLKRTLEKCSNLGFTFYTHPEIEFFLLNDLPTDGTTPTPADHSGYFDHTPRGVGHDFRRQAITMLESMGISVEFSHHEGAPGQQEIDLRYADALSTADNIMTFRTVMKEVALEQGVHASFMPKPFSNHPGSGMHTHLSLFEGDRNAFHEAGAEYQLSKVGRSFIAGLLRHAAETAAITNQWVNSYKRIWGGSQRSAGAGGEAPSYICWGHNNRSALVRVPMYKPSKQGSTRVEIRSLDTGCNPYLAYSVILAAGLKGIQEGYELPPGADDDVWALSSMERRAMGIQPLPQNLGEAIDLMQHSELVQETLGEHVFDFFLRNKRQEWEEYRSEVTAFELRKNLPVL, encoded by the coding sequence ATGGGCAAGCAGCAGGAGTTTGTTCTCCGCACACTCGAAGAGCGCGACATCCGTTTCGTCCGGCTGTGGTTCACGGACGTCCTCGGGTTCCTGAAGTCCGTGGCCGTCGCCCCCGCGGAGCTCGACCAGGCCTTCGAGGAGGGCATCGGATTCGACGGCTCGGCGATCGAGGGCTTCGCGCGGGTCTACGAGTCGGACATGCTGGCGCAGCCGGACCCGTCCACCTTCCAGATACTGCCCTGGCGCTCCGAGGCCCCGGGCACCGCGCGCATGTTCTGCGACATCCTGATGCCGGACGGCTCGCCCTCGTACGCGGACCCGCGCTACGTCCTCAAGCGCACCCTGGAGAAGTGCTCCAACCTCGGGTTCACCTTCTACACCCACCCCGAGATCGAGTTCTTCCTGCTCAACGACCTGCCCACGGACGGCACCACGCCGACCCCGGCCGACCACTCCGGCTACTTCGACCACACCCCGCGCGGCGTCGGCCACGACTTCCGCCGCCAGGCGATCACCATGCTGGAGTCGATGGGCATCTCGGTGGAGTTCAGCCACCACGAGGGCGCCCCCGGCCAGCAGGAGATCGACCTGCGCTACGCCGACGCGCTGTCCACCGCCGACAACATCATGACCTTCCGCACGGTCATGAAGGAGGTCGCGCTGGAGCAGGGCGTGCACGCCAGCTTCATGCCGAAGCCCTTCTCGAACCACCCCGGCTCCGGCATGCACACCCACCTGTCGCTGTTCGAGGGCGACCGCAACGCCTTCCACGAGGCGGGCGCCGAGTACCAGCTGTCCAAGGTCGGCCGCTCGTTCATCGCCGGACTGCTGCGGCACGCCGCCGAGACCGCCGCCATCACCAACCAGTGGGTCAACTCCTACAAGCGGATCTGGGGCGGCTCGCAGCGCTCGGCGGGCGCCGGCGGCGAGGCCCCCTCGTACATCTGCTGGGGGCATAACAACCGCTCGGCGCTGGTCCGGGTGCCCATGTACAAGCCCAGCAAGCAGGGCTCGACCCGGGTCGAGATCCGCTCCCTGGACACCGGCTGCAACCCCTACCTGGCCTACTCGGTGATCCTCGCCGCGGGCCTCAAGGGCATCCAGGAGGGCTACGAGCTGCCCCCCGGCGCCGACGACGACGTCTGGGCGCTCAGCAGCATGGAGCGCCGCGCGATGGGCATCCAGCCGCTGCCGCAGAACCTCGGCGAGGCCATCGACCTGATGCAGCACAGCGAACTCGTCCAGGAGACCCTCGGCGAGCACGTCTTCGACTTCTTCCTGCGCAACAAGCGCCAGGAGTGGGAGGAGTACCGCTCCGAGGTCACCGCGTTCGAGCTGCGGAAGAACCTGCCGGTGCTGTGA
- a CDS encoding acyltransferase yields MDAAAAVTRRAALPGLTGLRFWAALLVVFYHLSREYHPLPLLSPLVWYGRDGVTFFFVLSGFVLAWSGGDRVPARVLYWRRFARIWPLHLLATGLALAVTALLGAALPVTAALWSLPLLQAWSPAEVYGGNPAAWSLSAEAWFYLLTPALLRFLRRRGGRTLALLAAGACVVGVGCWLGGAPVGSPTEREWLLDYLPLARTPQFLLGAVTAVAVRRGWRPPVGPGAAVGAALLWHAALIPWSAAVPDGRWDSPYSGSQALVAPLFAVLVAAVAVRDLAPGGGSGLLGGAVARRLGHWSFAWYLVHQSCLRLALLLGGPPRGVRAAAVGWLLVTATSLGLAAALYQWVERPLERWLRALGPQPPQRHGVPGPVVPRARHAGSVVPAEPGQLLWSRSTAE; encoded by the coding sequence GTGGATGCCGCCGCCGCGGTGACCCGCCGTGCCGCGCTGCCCGGGCTGACCGGGCTGCGGTTCTGGGCGGCCCTCCTGGTGGTGTTCTACCACCTGAGCCGCGAATACCACCCACTGCCGCTGCTCAGTCCGCTGGTCTGGTACGGGCGGGACGGCGTCACCTTCTTCTTCGTGCTGTCCGGCTTCGTGCTGGCCTGGTCCGGCGGCGACCGGGTTCCGGCGCGGGTCCTCTACTGGCGGCGGTTCGCCCGGATCTGGCCGCTGCACCTGCTGGCCACCGGGCTGGCGCTGGCGGTGACCGCGCTGCTGGGCGCGGCGCTGCCGGTCACCGCCGCGCTGTGGTCGCTGCCGCTGCTCCAGGCCTGGTCCCCGGCCGAGGTGTACGGCGGCAATCCGGCCGCCTGGTCGCTCAGCGCCGAGGCCTGGTTCTACCTGCTGACCCCCGCGCTGCTGCGGTTCCTGCGGCGGCGCGGCGGGCGGACCCTGGCGCTGCTGGCGGCCGGGGCCTGCGTGGTCGGGGTCGGCTGCTGGCTGGGCGGCGCGCCGGTCGGCTCACCGACCGAGCGCGAGTGGCTGCTGGACTACCTGCCCTTGGCCCGCACCCCGCAGTTCCTGCTCGGGGCGGTGACCGCGGTGGCGGTCCGGCGCGGCTGGCGGCCACCGGTCGGCCCGGGCGCGGCGGTGGGCGCGGCGCTGCTCTGGCACGCGGCGCTGATCCCCTGGTCCGCGGCGGTGCCCGACGGCCGCTGGGACAGCCCGTACAGCGGTTCCCAGGCGCTGGTCGCGCCGCTGTTCGCGGTGCTGGTCGCGGCGGTGGCGGTGCGCGACCTGGCCCCCGGGGGCGGATCCGGCCTCCTCGGCGGGGCGGTGGCACGGCGGCTGGGGCACTGGTCCTTCGCCTGGTACCTGGTGCACCAGAGCTGCCTGCGGCTGGCGCTGCTGCTGGGCGGGCCGCCGCGCGGGGTGCGGGCGGCGGCGGTGGGGTGGCTGCTGGTGACCGCCACCAGCCTGGGGCTGGCCGCGGCGCTGTACCAGTGGGTGGAGCGGCCGCTGGAGCGGTGGCTGCGCGCCCTCGGCCCGCAGCCGCCGCAACGGCACGGCGTGCCGGGCCCGGTGGTTCCCCGGGCCCGGCACGCCGGGAGCGTGGTTCCGGCGGAGCCGGGTCAGCTGCTCTGGTCCAGGTCGACGGCCGAGTAG
- a CDS encoding MFS transporter — protein MTTAMPSAPAARRVPEPIHRRRWAILTVLLFSLLVVVLDSSILNVAMKTIATPAPVGIGASQSQLEWAVNSYTLVFAGLLFTAGLLGDRIGRKKTLLAGMVIFGLGSLLCSFATSPGELIAYRAAMGLGGAFVMPATLAIIMNVFEREEQPRAIGIYSGAVGLAIAIGPVVGGLLLSHFWWGSVFLVNVPIVVVALIGMVWLVPDSRDPKPGRLDPVGVLLSILGLVLLVYGIIQGGQDADFTVTSAWAPIAGGLLLLVVFVWHQQRTAHPVLTVGWFRDRHFSAAVVSIGLTFFALMGVTFFSVFYLQSVRGYSALHAGLLLLPLAGAQLLVSPRARHAVTRFGANVTVGVGLLLIAVTFAGYLLLGRTTSIWVLEVLGFVQGSGMALVMPPATVTIMSSLPREKAGSGSAVSNTFRQVGGSLGVAILGALLSTVYRNGIQDRLGTLPAPLRSTAGQSIEGTLGVVERVGGGAAGLVGPAKDAFVHSMHVTALSAGVVALAGAVIALALLPRRAPRAEEPARTRAPGQAPVQAPGHASAPAEQPVTRLEALVPEPAPETAE, from the coding sequence ATGACGACCGCTATGCCTTCGGCGCCCGCCGCGCGCCGGGTCCCCGAGCCGATCCACCGGCGCCGCTGGGCCATCCTCACCGTCCTGCTGTTCAGCCTGCTGGTCGTGGTACTCGACAGCTCGATCCTGAACGTCGCGATGAAGACCATCGCCACCCCCGCCCCCGTCGGCATCGGCGCCAGCCAGAGCCAGCTGGAATGGGCGGTCAACTCCTACACGCTGGTCTTCGCCGGGCTGCTGTTCACCGCCGGGCTGCTCGGCGACCGCATCGGACGCAAGAAGACGCTGCTCGCGGGCATGGTGATCTTCGGCCTGGGCTCGCTGCTCTGCTCCTTCGCCACCTCGCCGGGCGAGCTGATCGCCTACCGCGCGGCCATGGGCCTCGGCGGCGCGTTCGTGATGCCCGCGACGCTCGCCATCATCATGAACGTCTTCGAGCGCGAGGAGCAGCCCCGGGCCATCGGCATCTACTCCGGCGCGGTCGGCCTGGCCATCGCCATCGGCCCGGTCGTCGGCGGGCTGCTGCTGTCGCACTTCTGGTGGGGCTCGGTGTTCCTGGTCAACGTCCCGATCGTGGTGGTCGCGCTGATCGGCATGGTCTGGCTGGTCCCGGACTCGCGGGACCCCAAGCCCGGGCGGCTCGACCCGGTGGGCGTGCTGCTCTCCATCCTCGGCCTGGTGCTGCTGGTCTACGGCATCATCCAGGGCGGACAGGACGCCGACTTCACCGTCACCAGCGCCTGGGCGCCGATAGCCGGCGGCCTGCTGCTGCTCGTGGTGTTCGTCTGGCACCAGCAGCGGACCGCCCACCCCGTGCTCACCGTCGGCTGGTTCCGCGACCGGCACTTCTCGGCGGCGGTGGTCTCCATCGGCCTGACCTTCTTCGCGCTGATGGGCGTCACCTTCTTCTCGGTGTTCTACCTCCAGAGCGTGCGCGGCTACAGCGCGCTGCACGCCGGTCTGCTGCTGCTGCCGCTGGCGGGGGCCCAGCTGCTGGTCTCGCCGCGCGCCCGGCACGCGGTCACCCGCTTCGGCGCCAACGTCACCGTCGGCGTCGGGCTGCTGCTGATCGCGGTCACCTTCGCCGGCTACCTGCTGCTCGGCCGCACCACCTCGATCTGGGTGCTGGAGGTGCTGGGCTTCGTCCAGGGCTCCGGCATGGCGCTGGTGATGCCCCCGGCCACGGTGACCATCATGTCCAGCCTGCCCCGGGAGAAGGCCGGATCCGGTTCCGCCGTCAGCAACACCTTCCGCCAGGTCGGCGGGTCGCTCGGGGTGGCCATCCTCGGCGCGCTGCTGTCGACCGTGTACCGCAACGGCATCCAGGACCGGCTCGGCACCCTGCCCGCGCCGCTGCGCTCCACCGCCGGGCAGTCCATCGAGGGCACCCTCGGCGTCGTCGAGCGGGTCGGCGGCGGCGCCGCCGGGCTGGTCGGCCCGGCCAAGGACGCCTTCGTCCACTCGATGCACGTCACCGCGCTGAGCGCGGGCGTGGTCGCGCTGGCCGGCGCGGTCATCGCGCTGGCGCTGCTGCCCCGGCGCGCCCCGCGGGCCGAGGAACCCGCCCGGACCCGGGCCCCGGGTCAGGCTCCCGTCCAGGCCCCGGGCCACGCCTCGGCACCGGCCGAGCAGCCGGTCACCCGGCTGGAGGCGCTGGTGCCGGAGCCCGCGCCCGAGACGGCAGAATAG
- a CDS encoding NAD+ synthase produces the protein MPSLRVALNQTDTTVGDISGNTELVLRWTRHAAERGAQLVAFPEMALTGYPVEDLALRPSFVDASRAALVELAERLTAEGLGSVAVVVGYLGRSTTSSDRLGLPVGSPQNCAAVLFGGKVVTRLAKHHLPNYGVFDEFRYFVPGDTLPVVRLHGVDVALAVCEDIWQDGGRVQAARQAGAGLLLVVNASPYEADKDDARLELVRRRAVEAGCTLAYVNLVGGQDELVFDGGSLVVDAEGEVLARAPQFEEGCLLLDLELPQATDEAREGGSRFVADGLEVVHTLLSEEPLPAPAEPVKAGLAPPLDAAEEVYGALVTGLRGYVRKNGFTSVLIGLSGGIDSALVAALAVDAVGAENVHCVSMPSDYSSQHSRDDAAELARRTGLHFRTVSIAPMFDSYMGALGLTGLAEENLQSRLRGTLLMAISNQENHLVLAPGNKSELAVGYSTLYGDSVGAFGPIKDVYKSLVLRLAVWRNQAAEARGETPPIPENTISKPPSAELRPGQVDTDSLPDYDLLDAVLTAYIEQDKGRAEILAEGFDPAVVDRVIRLVDTAEYKRRQYPPGTKISSKNFGRDRRQPITNRWRES, from the coding sequence GTGCCCTCCCTACGCGTCGCACTGAACCAGACCGACACCACGGTCGGCGACATCAGCGGCAACACCGAGCTCGTGCTGCGGTGGACCCGACACGCCGCCGAGCGCGGCGCCCAGCTGGTCGCCTTCCCCGAGATGGCGCTGACCGGCTACCCCGTGGAGGACCTGGCGCTGCGGCCCTCCTTCGTGGACGCCTCACGCGCGGCGCTGGTCGAGCTGGCCGAGCGGCTGACGGCCGAGGGGCTGGGCTCGGTGGCCGTGGTCGTCGGCTACCTGGGCCGGTCGACCACCAGCTCGGACCGGCTCGGGCTGCCGGTGGGCTCGCCGCAGAACTGCGCGGCGGTGCTGTTCGGCGGCAAGGTGGTCACCCGGCTGGCGAAGCACCACCTGCCGAACTACGGCGTCTTCGACGAGTTCCGCTACTTCGTCCCCGGCGACACGCTGCCGGTGGTCCGGTTGCACGGGGTGGACGTGGCGCTGGCGGTCTGCGAGGACATCTGGCAGGACGGCGGCCGGGTGCAGGCCGCCCGGCAGGCCGGGGCCGGGCTGCTGCTGGTGGTCAACGCCTCGCCGTACGAGGCGGACAAGGACGACGCGCGGCTGGAGCTGGTGCGCCGCCGCGCGGTCGAGGCGGGCTGCACCCTGGCCTATGTGAACCTGGTCGGCGGCCAGGACGAGCTGGTCTTCGACGGCGGCTCGCTGGTGGTCGACGCCGAGGGCGAGGTGCTGGCCCGGGCGCCGCAGTTCGAGGAGGGCTGCCTGCTGCTCGACCTGGAACTGCCGCAGGCCACCGACGAGGCCCGGGAGGGCGGCAGCCGCTTCGTCGCGGACGGCCTGGAGGTCGTGCACACCCTCCTGTCGGAGGAGCCGCTGCCCGCGCCCGCCGAACCGGTGAAGGCCGGTCTGGCCCCGCCGCTGGACGCGGCGGAGGAGGTGTACGGGGCGCTGGTCACCGGCCTGCGCGGGTACGTCCGCAAGAACGGCTTCACGTCGGTGCTGATCGGGCTGTCCGGCGGCATCGACTCGGCGCTGGTCGCGGCACTGGCGGTGGACGCCGTCGGCGCGGAGAACGTGCACTGCGTGTCGATGCCGAGCGACTACTCCTCGCAGCACTCCCGGGACGACGCGGCCGAGCTGGCCCGGCGCACCGGGCTGCACTTCCGCACGGTGTCGATCGCGCCGATGTTCGACTCGTACATGGGCGCGCTCGGGCTGACCGGGCTGGCCGAGGAGAACCTGCAGTCGCGGCTGCGCGGGACACTGCTGATGGCGATCTCCAACCAGGAGAACCACCTGGTGCTCGCCCCGGGCAACAAGAGCGAGCTGGCGGTGGGCTACTCCACGCTGTACGGCGACTCGGTGGGGGCGTTCGGGCCGATCAAGGACGTCTACAAGTCGCTGGTCCTCCGGCTGGCGGTCTGGCGCAACCAGGCGGCCGAGGCGCGCGGCGAGACGCCGCCGATCCCGGAGAACACCATCTCCAAGCCGCCGAGCGCGGAACTGCGGCCGGGGCAGGTGGACACCGACTCGCTGCCGGACTACGACCTGCTGGACGCGGTGCTCACGGCCTACATCGAGCAGGACAAGGGGCGGGCGGAGATCCTGGCCGAGGGGTTCGACCCGGCGGTGGTGGACCGGGTGATCCGGCTGGTGGACACGGCCGAGTACAAGCGGCGGCAGTACCCTCCGGGCACCAAGATCTCGTCGAAGAACTTCGGCCGGGACCGGCGGCAGCCGATCACCAACCGGTGGCGCGAGAGCTGA
- a CDS encoding TetR/AcrR family transcriptional regulator — protein MDSTETAETVDAAETALPGPCGPRRGRPRSEAAEQAIIEAVLRLLDQGGTLDGMSVEGIAVGAGVGKATIYRRWPNKEALLLDVLVRTDRAEPEYVDGTVRDLLVQIMESIRMAAVARRERSSLVLFATQFRAMPELHQRYLDEVVAPRRARLRRLIEKGVARGEIRGDVDPDLLGELLVGPMLSRALLHPEAELDDPDLSATIVDTLLQGLAPVASGT, from the coding sequence GTGGACAGCACGGAGACAGCGGAAACGGTGGACGCGGCCGAAACGGCGCTCCCCGGGCCGTGCGGACCGCGCCGGGGCCGCCCCCGGAGCGAGGCCGCCGAGCAGGCCATCATCGAGGCGGTGCTGCGGCTGCTGGACCAGGGCGGCACCCTCGACGGCATGTCGGTCGAGGGCATCGCCGTCGGGGCGGGCGTCGGCAAGGCCACCATCTACCGGCGCTGGCCCAACAAGGAGGCCCTGCTGCTGGACGTGCTGGTGCGCACCGACCGCGCCGAGCCGGAGTACGTCGACGGAACGGTGCGGGACCTGCTGGTGCAGATCATGGAGTCGATCCGGATGGCCGCGGTGGCCCGGCGCGAACGCTCCTCGCTGGTGCTGTTCGCCACCCAGTTCCGGGCCATGCCCGAGCTGCACCAGCGCTACCTGGACGAGGTGGTCGCGCCGCGCCGGGCCCGGCTCCGCCGCCTGATCGAGAAGGGTGTGGCCCGAGGCGAGATCCGCGGCGACGTGGATCCGGACCTGCTCGGCGAACTGCTCGTCGGGCCGATGCTGTCGCGGGCACTGCTGCACCCGGAAGCCGAACTCGACGACCCCGACCTGTCCGCGACCATCGTGGACACACTGCTCCAGGGTCTCGCCCCGGTAGCATCCGGAACCTGA